A single window of Colletes latitarsis isolate SP2378_abdomen chromosome 6, iyColLati1, whole genome shotgun sequence DNA harbors:
- the Dph2 gene encoding diphthamide biosynthesis 2 — translation MISEITVKITKREMNDAIEDDPYDVEKCGKWVDACNLNKVCLQFPDNLLIDSVEVALRLENRINKKVYILGDTTCGSCCVDEIAAQHICADSIIHFGHACLNPTARLPVYHVLPKEKIDITKVIDKFKFSFEDRSKRILFFYDVAYAHKIESIHEILNPIYKNLIFSSLNCTSNVEFTDTTDISSTVILGRSFKLEKEYKIEDYEAFFLGSDGKTFTILAITIPAKKWYYFDNSNVIEFHALNTPWLKRRRFLIEKLKDANVVGIVVATLGIKDYLKIITMVKNILKKKNKKSYILSVGKINPTKLANFPEIDAFVVITCPENEVFDSREFLKPILMPYEVELAFNSSRELYTEYCMDFRQILPGGMNYIEFKATKNSDVSLITGELRNCDENAPCSDNMNALAINNSAGVVAIGKAGADFLHNRSWKGVEQRLGKDAVHTAEIGRNGLPNCYENEFVSIEKK, via the exons GTGTGTCTACAATTTCCTGATAATCTTTTGATTGATTCTGTAGAAGTAGCATTGCGTCTGGAAAACCGTATCAATAAAAAAGTATACATTTTGGGAGATACTACTTGTGGTAGTTGCTGTGTTGATGAAATAGCAGCTCAACATATTTGTGCAGATAGTATAATACATTTTGGTCATGCTTGTTTAAATCCTACTGCTCGATTACCTGTATATCATGTTTTACCTAAGGAAAAAATTGACATAACAAAAGTTATTGACAAATTTAAATTTAGTTTTGAGGATAGATCCaagagaattttatttttttatgatgTTGCGTATGCACATAAAATTG AAAGCATACATGAAATATTGAATCCCATTTACAAAAAtctgattttttcctcattaaaCTGTACATCCAATGTAGAATTCACAGATACAACTGATATTTCATCTACAGTAATCTTAGGCAGAAGTTTTAAATTAGAGAAAGAATATAAAATAGAGGATTATGAAGCATTTTTCCTTGGAAGTGATGGAAAAACATTCACTATATTAGCTATAACAATTCCTGCAAAAAAATGGTACTATTTTGATAACAGTAATGTCATTGAGTTTCATGCTTTAAATACACCATGGTTAAAAAGAAGAAGGTTCttaattgaaaaattgaaagatGCAAATGTTGTTGGTATTGTTGTAGCTACATTAGGTATTaaagattaccttaaaataataacaatggttaaaaatattcttaaaaaaaagaacaaaaaatcTTATATTTTAAGCGTTGGTAAAATCAATCCAACAAAACTTGCTAATTTTCCAGAG ATCGATGCTTTTGTTGTAATAACATGTCCTGAAAATGAAGTATTTGATTCTAGAGAATTCTTGAAACCAATACTTATGCCTTATGAAGTAGAATTAGCATTCAATAGTTCAAGAGAATTATACACTGAGTATTGTATGGATTTTAGACAAATACTTCCTGGAGGAATGAATTATATTGAATTTAAAGCAACAAAAAATTCGGATGTTTCGTTAATTACTGGTGAACTTAGAAATTGTGATGAAAATGCTCCATGTTCAGATAATATGAATGCTTTGGCAATTAATAATTCAGCAG GTGTTGTTGCAATTGGAAAAGCAGGGGCAGACTTTTTACATAATAGGTCTTGGAAAGGAGTTGAACAAAGATTAGGTAAAGATGCAGTGCATACAGCAGAAATTGGCCGCAATGGTTTACCAAATTGTTATGAAAATGAATTTGTTTCTATAGAAAAGAAGTAA